A section of the bacterium genome encodes:
- a CDS encoding VIT1/CCC1 transporter family protein, whose amino-acid sequence MSYRESWMEEKRSAYLYRVIAEAEKETLRRNLFSGLAQEAELQAGHWARKLAAASQAVPGAYAPDLRSRVVAALVRRLGPKALRTPLAALKIRGLSVYDKTPPGHESPVRVEEVGRRHRGTKTGGNLRAAVFGVNDGLVSNAGLILGVAGATNDPHAILLSGIAGLLAGAFSMAAGEFVSVRSQREMYEYQIGLEREELAEYPQQEAEELALIYQAKGLSETEAQEIAKKLIDDPGKALETLAREELGLDPQALGSPWGAAVFSFVAFAVGASIPLLPFLISGGGGALFYCIGLTAAALFGVGAVLTLFTGRNALWGGLRMLAIGAAAGGVTYAIGRLLGVSLN is encoded by the coding sequence GTGTCCTATCGGGAAAGCTGGATGGAGGAAAAAAGGTCCGCCTATCTCTACCGCGTGATCGCGGAGGCGGAAAAGGAGACCCTCCGCCGGAACCTCTTCTCGGGCCTGGCCCAGGAGGCGGAGCTTCAGGCGGGGCATTGGGCCCGCAAGCTCGCCGCCGCCTCCCAAGCCGTGCCCGGGGCGTACGCGCCGGATCTCCGCTCCCGCGTCGTCGCCGCCCTCGTCCGGCGCCTGGGACCGAAGGCCCTGCGGACGCCTCTCGCCGCCCTCAAGATCCGCGGCCTCTCCGTCTACGACAAGACCCCGCCGGGCCACGAGTCGCCCGTGCGAGTGGAGGAGGTGGGGCGGAGGCATCGGGGCACGAAGACCGGAGGCAACCTCCGGGCGGCCGTCTTCGGCGTCAACGACGGGCTGGTCTCCAATGCAGGCCTCATTTTGGGCGTGGCCGGGGCGACCAACGACCCGCACGCGATCCTCCTGTCAGGCATCGCGGGCCTGCTCGCCGGGGCCTTCTCGATGGCGGCGGGGGAGTTCGTGTCGGTTCGGTCCCAGCGCGAGATGTACGAGTACCAAATCGGTCTCGAACGGGAGGAGTTGGCCGAGTATCCCCAACAAGAGGCCGAGGAGCTGGCGCTGATCTATCAGGCCAAGGGACTTTCCGAGACGGAGGCCCAGGAGATCGCCAAAAAACTCATTGATGATCCGGGCAAGGCCCTGGAGACGCTGGCCCGTGAGGAACTGGGCCTGGACCCGCAGGCCCTCGGTTCGCCTTGGGGGGCGGCGGTGTTTTCTTTTGTCGCGTTCGCCGTCGGGGCCTCGATCCCCCTCCTGCCCTTTCTGATCTCCGGGGGGGGCGGGGCCCTGTTCTATTGCATCGGGTTGACGGCCGCCGCCTTATTCGGTGTCGGCGCGGTCCTCACCCTGTTCACGGGCCGAAACGCCTTATGGGGTGGCCTGAGGATGCTCGCGATCGGGGCGGCCGCCGGCGGCGTCACCTACGCGATCGGACGGCTCTTAGGGGTGAGTCTGAATTAG
- the orn gene encoding oligoribonuclease has protein sequence MAENNSQMGGSGGERYRPPLLWIDLEMTGLDDAKDVILEVGAVVTDLDFKILEEYERVVHQPQEALDRMDDWCKKTHGASGLTDKVKTGVPLADVEKDLIALANRHFPKKEDKIVLCGNSVGNDRRFIDRYLPAFAERLHYRLIDVSSFKEVFRQKYGFKHEKKNAHRAIGDIHESIAELKTYLGYVTAPSKK, from the coding sequence ATGGCTGAAAATAATTCTCAGATGGGGGGTTCGGGGGGAGAGCGGTATCGCCCCCCGCTCCTATGGATCGACCTCGAAATGACGGGACTCGACGACGCCAAGGACGTCATCCTCGAAGTCGGCGCCGTCGTGACCGACCTCGACTTCAAGATCCTCGAGGAATACGAACGCGTCGTCCACCAGCCCCAGGAAGCCCTCGACCGGATGGACGATTGGTGCAAGAAGACCCATGGGGCCAGCGGACTCACCGACAAGGTCAAGACGGGCGTCCCGCTCGCCGATGTCGAAAAAGACCTGATCGCTCTCGCCAACCGGCATTTTCCGAAAAAAGAGGACAAGATCGTCCTCTGCGGCAACTCCGTCGGGAACGACCGGCGGTTCATCGACCGCTATCTGCCCGCCTTCGCCGAGCGGCTCCATTACCGGTTGATCGACGTGAGCTCGTTCAAGGAGGTCTTTCGACAGAAATACGGTTTCAAACACGAGAAGAAGAACGCCCACCGGGCGATCGGCGACATCCACGAGTCCATCGCGGAGTTGAAGACCTATCTCGGCTACGTGACCGCCCCCTCCAAGAAATAG
- a CDS encoding HAMP domain-containing sensor histidine kinase, producing the protein MKNPLASRIARVMWVMTAASTLAAMLLTGALLVRSHRESIRRQLESTASALISLGIDDFGDLENIDELSRFIEGALGLERVDQVVRIYTNTGLLAFSTARRGYDQLPDRLPESFAKPSFFAMEGRKRNYESLVIPYSTFGRKRPFFLQILIPLPSYAEILKNLWWQGLLLLIALTGLALILSRRLSGRLLRPVDAIALHLEGMDPTRVEDWKPLAIEETGPYLDAIVRRINALSERTRAAVLQIRKMGRYVAHELRTPLTILQGEAETALANTGAGREDYRDVLKSSLEEIQRMSEIVATVLQTGEWERTDVATEPVVTSLAAWIEEKLPRWERTLGGPIEADLAAADPAKVRFDPRLADSLVDNLVRNVRKHAPGSPCRLAVSGAKLLLSDDGPGLPSPLLEALNAGRPVLEVTGVGLNLCQKIAGLCGLRLTFTNRAGGGLDAEILFPSL; encoded by the coding sequence TTGAAGAACCCTCTCGCCTCGAGAATCGCGCGGGTGATGTGGGTCATGACCGCGGCCAGCACGCTGGCCGCCATGCTCCTGACCGGCGCCCTGCTCGTCCGCAGCCACCGCGAGTCGATCCGGCGCCAGCTCGAATCCACCGCGTCCGCGCTCATCTCGCTGGGCATCGACGACTTTGGCGATTTGGAAAACATCGACGAACTGAGCCGTTTCATCGAAGGGGCCCTGGGACTCGAGCGCGTGGACCAGGTCGTCCGGATCTACACCAATACGGGCCTCCTGGCCTTCTCGACCGCCCGCCGCGGTTATGACCAACTGCCCGACCGGCTGCCCGAATCCTTCGCGAAGCCCTCCTTCTTCGCCATGGAAGGTCGGAAGAGGAACTACGAGTCCCTCGTGATCCCCTACTCGACGTTCGGGCGGAAGCGACCGTTCTTTCTGCAGATCCTGATCCCCCTGCCGTCCTACGCGGAGATCCTCAAGAACCTCTGGTGGCAAGGCCTGCTCCTTCTCATCGCTCTGACGGGTTTGGCCCTCATCCTCTCGCGCCGGTTGTCCGGGAGGCTCCTGCGCCCCGTCGATGCCATCGCCCTCCATCTCGAGGGCATGGACCCCACCCGCGTGGAGGACTGGAAACCCCTTGCGATCGAGGAGACAGGCCCCTACCTCGATGCGATCGTCCGAAGGATCAACGCCCTGAGCGAGCGCACGCGCGCGGCGGTCCTGCAAATCCGGAAGATGGGGCGCTACGTGGCCCATGAACTCCGCACGCCGCTCACCATCCTTCAAGGCGAGGCGGAGACCGCCCTGGCGAACACAGGGGCCGGACGGGAGGACTACCGCGATGTCCTCAAGAGTTCGCTTGAGGAGATCCAGCGGATGTCGGAGATCGTCGCGACCGTCTTGCAGACCGGCGAGTGGGAACGAACGGACGTGGCGACGGAGCCGGTGGTGACCAGTCTGGCCGCCTGGATAGAAGAGAAGCTCCCCCGCTGGGAGAGGACCCTGGGTGGACCGATCGAGGCGGACCTCGCGGCGGCGGACCCTGCGAAAGTCCGTTTCGACCCGAGGCTGGCGGACTCTCTCGTGGACAACCTCGTCCGGAACGTGCGCAAGCACGCCCCCGGAAGCCCGTGCCGGCTCGCGGTCTCCGGCGCCAAGCTCCTCCTTTCCGACGACGGACCGGGGCTCCCCTCCCCTCTGTTGGAGGCGCTCAACGCCGGCAGACCGGTTCTGGAGGTGACGGGCGTCGGACTGAACCTCTGCCAGAAGATCGCGGGTCTCTGCGGCCTTCGCCTGACCTTCACCAACCGCGCGGGCGGAGGGCTCGACGCGGAAATTCTGTTCCCAAGTCTCTGA
- a CDS encoding response regulator transcription factor, with protein sequence MKILIAEDEPKVRSFVKKATEEAGFTVDAVDTVEDLLASVRANAYDILILDRLLKGRDSLDRIADIRRSNAHVKILVLSALSEVEDKVKGLTEGADDYLGKPFHVGELIARLRSLARRTESEGRAVKDTLLAYEDVKIDLETQRVFRANKRVDLSAKEFRLLCTLARHPGKVFSKMELLDQVWDMNHFPESNVVEVTIAGLRGKIDKGFRPLIHNRRGVGYWLGEA encoded by the coding sequence ATGAAGATCCTGATCGCCGAGGATGAGCCCAAGGTCCGGAGTTTCGTGAAAAAGGCCACGGAAGAGGCCGGATTCACGGTCGACGCCGTCGATACGGTCGAAGACCTTCTCGCCTCCGTCCGTGCGAACGCCTACGACATCCTCATCTTGGATCGCCTTCTGAAGGGCCGCGATTCCCTGGACCGGATCGCCGACATCCGCCGTTCCAACGCCCACGTCAAAATCCTGGTCTTGAGCGCCCTCTCGGAGGTCGAGGACAAGGTGAAGGGTCTGACGGAGGGGGCCGACGACTACCTGGGCAAGCCGTTCCACGTGGGCGAGCTCATCGCCCGTCTCCGATCCCTCGCCCGCAGGACGGAGTCGGAGGGCCGGGCGGTGAAAGACACTCTGCTCGCGTACGAAGACGTCAAGATCGATTTGGAGACGCAGCGGGTGTTCCGGGCCAACAAGCGCGTCGACCTCTCGGCCAAGGAGTTCCGCCTCCTCTGCACGCTTGCCCGGCACCCAGGGAAGGTATTTTCCAAGATGGAGCTCCTGGACCAGGTTTGGGACATGAATCATTTCCCCGAAAGCAACGTCGTGGAAGTCACGATCGCGGGTCTCAGAGGCAAGATCGACAAGGGGTTCCGGCCGCTGATCCACAACCGGCGGGGGGTGGGGTACTGGCTGGGTGAGGCTTGA
- a CDS encoding aldehyde dehydrogenase family protein, with translation MDDLAKIFERQRENRWRIAKTSADQRIAKLKKLREAILNRREELHKAVYDDFRKNPAETDLTETHLVVSELNDAIKHLRRWMRPHKVRTPITLFGASSEIRYEPKGVVLILSPWNYPFQLAVSPVIGAVAAGNCVILKPSNKTAHTARFLKKLMAEVFAEDEVAVLEGDHAVADALLEMPFDHIFFTGSPNIGKKVMAAAAKNLAPVTLELGGKSPVIVDETADVKKAAARIMWAKFINAGQTCVAPDYLLVHEGRAKEFVEEAKRVVASRYGSTEKDQAKSSDYCRLISEQHRQGLQKILEATIKSGAKVEMGGLSGSDGDGRFLAPTLLSNVTPDSPIMREEIFGPILPILTFQTLNQAIELIQSKDKPLALYIFSKDRRHVEEILNNTTAGGTCVNNLAIHLANSNLPFGGVGTSGMGSYHGFFGFKTFSHERAVLRQGAIDMVKIFYPPYTPRIKKIIRFLTKHL, from the coding sequence ATGGACGACCTCGCGAAAATCTTCGAGCGCCAAAGGGAGAACCGCTGGCGCATCGCCAAAACCTCCGCCGACCAGCGGATCGCCAAGCTCAAGAAGCTCCGCGAAGCCATCCTCAACCGGCGCGAGGAGCTCCACAAGGCGGTCTATGACGATTTCCGCAAGAATCCGGCCGAGACGGACCTGACCGAGACGCACCTGGTCGTTTCGGAGCTGAACGACGCCATCAAGCACCTGCGGCGCTGGATGCGCCCTCACAAGGTCAGGACGCCCATCACGCTCTTCGGCGCCTCGAGCGAGATCCGCTACGAGCCCAAGGGGGTCGTCCTCATCCTCTCGCCGTGGAATTATCCCTTCCAACTCGCCGTCTCGCCCGTTATCGGCGCCGTGGCCGCGGGCAACTGCGTGATCCTCAAGCCCTCCAACAAGACCGCCCATACGGCCCGTTTTTTGAAAAAGCTCATGGCGGAGGTCTTCGCCGAGGACGAGGTCGCGGTGCTCGAGGGGGACCACGCCGTCGCCGACGCGTTGCTGGAGATGCCCTTCGACCACATCTTTTTCACGGGGAGCCCGAACATCGGGAAAAAGGTCATGGCGGCGGCGGCCAAGAACCTGGCGCCGGTCACCTTGGAGCTCGGCGGCAAATCCCCCGTCATCGTCGACGAGACCGCGGACGTCAAAAAGGCCGCCGCTCGCATCATGTGGGCCAAGTTCATCAACGCGGGCCAGACCTGCGTGGCCCCGGACTACCTGCTCGTTCATGAGGGCCGGGCGAAAGAATTCGTGGAAGAGGCCAAGAGGGTCGTGGCCTCGCGCTACGGATCGACGGAGAAGGACCAGGCCAAGAGCTCGGACTACTGCCGTCTCATCAGCGAACAACACCGCCAGGGGTTGCAAAAGATACTGGAGGCGACGATCAAGTCGGGCGCCAAGGTCGAGATGGGCGGCCTGTCGGGCTCCGACGGGGACGGACGGTTTCTGGCGCCCACCCTGCTCTCCAACGTCACCCCGGATTCACCCATCATGCGCGAGGAGATCTTCGGTCCGATCCTCCCCATTCTCACCTTTCAGACCTTGAATCAGGCCATCGAACTCATCCAATCAAAAGACAAGCCGCTGGCCCTCTACATCTTCTCCAAGGACCGGCGCCACGTGGAAGAGATCCTCAACAACACGACGGCGGGCGGGACCTGCGTGAACAACCTTGCCATCCATTTGGCCAATTCCAACCTCCCCTTCGGCGGCGTGGGCACGAGCGGGATGGGCAGCTATCACGGCTTCTTCGGCTTCAAGACCTTCTCGCACGAGCGGGCCGTCCTCCGCCAGGGCGCGATCGACATGGTCAAAATATTCTACCCCCCCTACACGCCACGCATCAAAAAGATCATCCGGTTTCTGACCAAGCACCTCTGA
- a CDS encoding acyl-CoA-binding protein, with the protein MPLKDDFQKASKEVWNLKTKPSNDELLNLYALYKQATDGDVSGSKPGLLDLKGRAKYKAWTELKGTSKDEAMKKYVAAVKRLKG; encoded by the coding sequence GTGCCCCTCAAGGACGACTTTCAAAAGGCCTCCAAGGAGGTCTGGAACCTCAAGACGAAGCCGTCGAACGACGAACTCCTGAATCTCTACGCCCTCTACAAGCAGGCCACGGACGGCGACGTCTCGGGGTCCAAACCGGGGCTCTTGGACCTCAAGGGCAGGGCCAAATACAAGGCATGGACCGAACTCAAGGGAACATCCAAGGACGAGGCGATGAAAAAATACGTCGCCGCGGTCAAACGCCTCAAGGGATAG
- a CDS encoding class I SAM-dependent RNA methyltransferase, with translation MNPFTTPNRIVVTCGKRLSPSLQREFLELGVTPKRTFATGVEWRGTLNDCIRLNLNLRCASQVLYSLKEFPADHPGGVYDALVTLPWEEVVPEDGYLSVTSTVSHPTVNNSLFMNVKVKDAIMDRIRDKTGKRPDSGPKLDRTVVHLYWQDDRAEVFLDSTGETLAKHGYRKMPGKAPMLESLAAATLMATKWDRSSPFVNPMCGSGTVAIEAALLATHRKPGLLRSHYAFMHVRGYDRAVYDKERRRLADEVKEVPGLMIIATDLSEEAVRIARINANAAGVGDLIRFGVGDFETTPLPEPPGVVYFNPEYGERLGHMAELEATYARIGDFMKKKCKGFMGYLFTGNLDLAKKVGLKASRRIEFYTGKIDCRLLEYELYAGTKRES, from the coding sequence ATGAACCCCTTCACCACCCCGAACCGCATCGTCGTGACCTGCGGCAAGCGCTTGTCGCCCTCTCTGCAGCGGGAGTTTTTGGAACTGGGCGTCACCCCCAAGCGGACGTTCGCGACGGGCGTTGAATGGCGGGGGACCCTCAACGACTGCATCCGGCTGAACCTGAATTTGCGATGCGCGAGCCAAGTCCTGTATTCGTTGAAGGAGTTTCCGGCGGATCATCCGGGAGGCGTCTACGACGCCTTGGTCACCCTCCCATGGGAAGAGGTCGTTCCCGAGGACGGCTACCTGTCGGTCACCAGCACCGTGAGCCACCCGACCGTCAATAACTCGTTATTCATGAACGTGAAGGTCAAGGACGCGATCATGGACCGCATCCGCGACAAGACCGGAAAGAGGCCCGATTCCGGGCCGAAGTTGGACCGCACGGTCGTGCATTTGTACTGGCAGGACGACCGGGCCGAGGTATTCCTGGATTCCACGGGCGAGACCCTGGCCAAGCACGGCTACCGCAAGATGCCCGGCAAGGCGCCCATGCTGGAGTCGTTGGCCGCGGCGACGTTGATGGCGACCAAGTGGGACCGAAGCTCCCCGTTCGTCAACCCGATGTGCGGTTCCGGGACTGTGGCGATCGAGGCGGCCTTGCTGGCGACGCATCGCAAGCCTGGCTTGCTCCGGAGCCATTATGCGTTCATGCACGTGAGGGGTTATGATCGGGCGGTGTACGACAAAGAGCGCCGAAGGCTCGCCGACGAGGTGAAAGAGGTTCCCGGGCTCATGATCATAGCGACCGATTTGAGCGAAGAAGCCGTCCGTATCGCCAGGATCAACGCGAACGCCGCCGGCGTGGGGGATTTGATCCGGTTCGGTGTCGGCGATTTCGAAACGACGCCCCTCCCCGAGCCGCCCGGCGTTGTCTATTTCAATCCCGAGTACGGGGAACGCCTCGGCCACATGGCCGAACTGGAAGCCACGTACGCGCGCATCGGCGATTTCATGAAAAAGAAATGCAAAGGATTCATGGGTTACCTTTTTACGGGCAATTTGGACCTGGCGAAAAAGGTCGGGCTGAAGGCCAGCCGCCGGATCGAGTTTTACACGGGCAAGATCGACTGCCGGTTGTTGGAGTACGAATTGTACGCCGGCACCAAGAGGGAATCGTAA
- a CDS encoding MazG nucleotide pyrophosphohydrolase domain-containing protein, with translation MALRRTLRTIAHAKRAGFQWRGWTGPLRKVKEELRELEREIRRRDKTKARTSEEIGDLLFSVCNLATLLELNPEKALHATLDKFQSRFRFVKNELRKKGKRPKDSNLKEMGALWKKAKTRPHP, from the coding sequence ATGGCTCTTCGAAGGACGCTGCGGACCATCGCCCATGCGAAGCGGGCCGGTTTTCAATGGCGGGGCTGGACCGGACCGTTGAGAAAGGTCAAAGAAGAGCTCCGCGAGTTGGAGCGGGAGATCCGCCGCCGTGACAAGACCAAGGCGCGGACCTCGGAGGAAATCGGCGACCTGCTTTTTTCGGTCTGCAACCTGGCCACCTTGCTCGAGCTGAACCCGGAAAAGGCCCTCCATGCGACCCTGGACAAGTTCCAGTCCCGTTTCCGGTTCGTCAAAAACGAACTGCGAAAGAAGGGGAAGAGGCCCAAAGACTCGAATCTGAAAGAGATGGGCGCTCTTTGGAAAAAGGCTAAGACGAGGCCGCACCCTTGA
- a CDS encoding RecQ family ATP-dependent DNA helicase, whose protein sequence is MTSLESTLHSVFGLEGFRPGQEEIVRAVLEGRDVLAVMATGSGKSLCYQLPAVAAGKRCLVVSPLISLMNDQVAKLNLLNIPAATTHSANKDDGEALAAWAERQINLYYVSPERIALPGFFEFLKRHRPDYAAVDEAHCIAQWGHDFREEYRDLGRIRREWGCPVIAVTATATPEVQREIAASLELQDPLIRVHGFYRPNLKFRARMEGGKKARFSEILRLLESLPEGAAIVYCGTRKVVDALTELLRSRKVPAFPYHAGLEADAREKAHRHFQEDARVVLVATNAFGMGVDRPDVRLVVHAQMPGSLEAYYQEAGRAGRDGLEAQCLLFFGGDDAGLQDFFIQQVLETVPSDRRDAWLGNREDKLKLMQRYAHGSACRQAALMDYFGDGERLKDGCGACDNCSETETFEISSELKKDIRIVLSGLARFGTAASFGKGVLIDCLTGKTSERGEAYGHDRLSTFGLLAHKRRPELMGLVDLLIRQGYIQQNGFKYPTLSLTAEGSAVMRDQKEPVLPKRLYDELMTRRPRRSRSAGTVASSVPGGADHGGLWQAIRSWRAETARRKGIPPYTLFWDRTIDDLCVKRPRNLDELAGVFGMGERKCASFGEELLAVLKGAASS, encoded by the coding sequence ATGACGTCATTGGAATCGACACTCCATTCGGTTTTCGGTCTTGAGGGATTTAGGCCCGGACAGGAGGAGATCGTTCGCGCCGTTTTGGAGGGACGCGACGTCCTCGCGGTGATGGCGACCGGCTCCGGGAAATCCCTCTGTTACCAGCTCCCCGCGGTCGCCGCGGGCAAGCGCTGTCTGGTCGTTTCCCCCTTGATCAGCCTCATGAACGACCAGGTCGCAAAGCTCAATCTCTTGAACATTCCGGCGGCGACGACGCATTCGGCAAATAAAGATGACGGAGAAGCCCTTGCCGCCTGGGCGGAACGGCAGATCAATCTTTATTACGTCTCCCCCGAACGGATCGCGCTGCCCGGCTTCTTCGAATTCCTGAAAAGGCACCGCCCCGACTACGCGGCGGTGGACGAGGCCCACTGCATCGCCCAATGGGGTCATGATTTCCGGGAAGAGTATCGCGACCTCGGCCGGATCAGGCGCGAGTGGGGTTGCCCGGTGATCGCCGTGACGGCCACGGCGACGCCCGAAGTCCAGAGGGAGATCGCGGCCTCGCTCGAGCTTCAAGACCCTCTCATCCGCGTCCACGGCTTCTACCGGCCCAACCTCAAGTTCCGCGCGCGGATGGAGGGCGGCAAAAAGGCGCGGTTTTCGGAGATCCTCCGTCTCCTGGAGAGCCTCCCGGAAGGGGCGGCCATCGTCTATTGCGGCACCCGCAAGGTGGTCGACGCCCTGACGGAATTGTTGAGAAGCCGCAAGGTCCCCGCCTTTCCCTATCACGCCGGACTCGAGGCCGACGCTCGGGAGAAGGCCCACAGGCATTTTCAGGAAGACGCCAGGGTCGTCTTGGTCGCCACGAACGCCTTCGGGATGGGGGTCGACCGGCCGGACGTGAGGCTCGTCGTCCACGCCCAAATGCCGGGGAGTCTCGAGGCCTATTACCAGGAAGCGGGCCGCGCGGGGCGCGACGGGCTCGAGGCGCAGTGTCTTCTCTTTTTCGGCGGCGACGACGCCGGCCTCCAAGACTTTTTCATCCAGCAGGTCTTGGAGACCGTCCCTTCGGACCGGCGAGACGCGTGGCTCGGGAACCGTGAAGACAAACTCAAGCTCATGCAACGCTACGCGCACGGGTCCGCGTGCCGCCAGGCGGCCCTCATGGACTATTTCGGCGACGGCGAAAGGCTCAAAGACGGGTGCGGCGCCTGCGACAATTGCTCGGAGACGGAGACTTTTGAGATCTCCTCTGAGCTGAAGAAAGACATCCGCATCGTCCTCTCGGGCCTTGCCCGATTTGGCACGGCCGCCTCCTTCGGCAAGGGCGTCTTGATCGACTGTCTGACGGGAAAAACGAGCGAGCGCGGTGAAGCGTATGGCCATGACCGACTTTCGACCTTCGGTCTTCTGGCCCACAAAAGACGTCCGGAACTCATGGGCCTCGTCGATCTCCTGATCCGACAGGGCTACATCCAGCAAAACGGGTTCAAGTACCCCACGCTCTCACTGACCGCGGAAGGATCGGCGGTGATGAGGGACCAAAAGGAACCGGTCTTGCCCAAGAGACTCTACGATGAACTCATGACTCGAAGGCCGCGCCGGAGCCGGAGTGCGGGAACGGTCGCATCCTCCGTGCCGGGCGGCGCCGACCACGGCGGTCTCTGGCAGGCGATCCGAAGCTGGCGCGCGGAAACCGCCCGCCGGAAGGGAATCCCGCCCTACACCCTCTTTTGGGACCGGACGATCGACGACCTCTGCGTCAAGAGACCGCGCAACCTGGACGAGTTGGCCGGCGTTTTCGGAATGGGGGAGCGCAAGTGCGCGTCGTTCGGCGAGGAATTGCTGGCGGTCCTCAAGGGTGCGGCCTCGTCTTAG
- a CDS encoding tRNA (cytidine(34)-2'-O)-methyltransferase, whose protein sequence is MKIVLFRPEIPQNTGNIGRLCVATQTELYLVRPMGFFLDSREIRRSGLDYWEHLKYKVVSGLEEVKGENPRSRLWYLSTKGKTVYSEAAYRPDDVLVFGSEGSGLPSEVLEANPESVLNIPQWGPVRSLNLATAVGIVLYEAYRQTGNGRFQKK, encoded by the coding sequence TTGAAGATCGTCCTCTTTCGCCCGGAGATCCCCCAAAACACGGGCAATATCGGCCGGCTGTGCGTCGCGACGCAGACGGAACTCTATCTCGTCCGCCCCATGGGTTTCTTCCTCGACTCCAGGGAGATCCGCCGCTCCGGCCTCGATTATTGGGAGCACCTCAAATACAAGGTCGTCTCCGGTCTGGAGGAAGTGAAGGGGGAGAATCCACGGTCGCGGCTCTGGTATCTCAGCACCAAGGGTAAGACGGTCTATTCCGAAGCGGCCTACCGTCCGGACGATGTCCTGGTGTTCGGCTCGGAAGGCTCGGGCCTGCCCTCCGAGGTCCTGGAAGCGAACCCCGAGTCCGTTCTCAACATCCCGCAATGGGGACCGGTCAGGAGTTTAAACCTCGCCACGGCCGTTGGGATCGTCCTCTACGAGGCCTACCGTCAGACAGGCAACGGCCGGTTTCAGAAAAAATAA
- a CDS encoding DUF4202 domain-containing protein, with protein MRGAVLKSIARIEARLSEDPRLEKTSSEEGPRDLLFVRRVVSWVGRLSPSPSESLLLAAWGHVLDRWTLPRDSQPQKYPMTTAGYHKWRKALNLISADATSKILSEEGVDEKAISRVRDLILKKNFPSDPDSQSLEDADCLAFLELKLEGYLEEWDEAKTVRILRGTLEKMTPRAREMAARIPLPEKAVALLKKASP; from the coding sequence ATGCGCGGCGCCGTTTTGAAATCGATCGCCCGGATCGAGGCCCGATTGTCGGAGGACCCGAGGCTCGAGAAAACGAGCTCCGAAGAAGGTCCGCGCGATCTGCTGTTCGTTCGCCGAGTCGTCTCGTGGGTGGGCCGTTTATCCCCGAGCCCCTCTGAATCCCTCCTTCTCGCGGCGTGGGGCCACGTCCTCGACCGCTGGACGCTCCCGCGTGACAGCCAGCCCCAAAAATATCCGATGACCACGGCCGGCTACCACAAATGGCGGAAGGCCCTTAACCTCATCTCGGCCGACGCGACGTCGAAGATCCTGAGCGAGGAGGGCGTCGACGAGAAGGCCATCTCGCGGGTGCGCGATCTGATCCTCAAGAAGAATTTTCCCTCCGACCCCGATTCACAGTCCTTGGAGGACGCCGATTGCCTGGCCTTTTTGGAATTGAAGCTCGAAGGGTATTTGGAGGAATGGGACGAGGCCAAGACCGTCCGGATCCTTCGCGGTACGTTGGAAAAAATGACACCGCGCGCCCGCGAGATGGCCGCCCGGATCCCCTTGCCCGAAAAGGCGGTCGCCCTCTTGAAGAAGGCCTCTCCCTAG